In one window of Clostridia bacterium DNA:
- a CDS encoding signal peptidase I — protein MENTSQTKKSNANKVVKIVLNVLLWIFLIFAFLMMVFAFASVSNDYGVPILGDKVILNVVSDSMKPTFEKGDMLAGKTLTLEQKKALEEGEIITFFADINGDGVKEINTHRIVKKTVNGEDCSFRTKGDNKDMYPVNVDDDGYSVRPDDIICTWKEGDTKVHGMGSFLAFMQSRTGFLCLVVIPLILFFLYEIVRFFLTLSKVKGKKTEISQEEKDEIRRQAIEEYKRSLTQDESEESKDENDKA, from the coding sequence ATGGAAAATACTTCCCAAACGAAGAAATCGAACGCGAATAAAGTCGTAAAGATCGTCCTCAACGTCCTGTTGTGGATTTTTCTGATCTTTGCCTTCCTTATGATGGTTTTCGCTTTTGCGTCCGTGTCCAATGATTACGGAGTTCCGATCCTCGGAGACAAGGTCATTTTGAACGTCGTCTCCGATTCGATGAAGCCGACTTTCGAAAAAGGCGATATGCTCGCCGGTAAGACGCTCACTTTGGAGCAAAAGAAAGCGTTGGAAGAGGGCGAAATCATTACGTTCTTCGCCGATATCAACGGCGACGGCGTGAAGGAGATCAACACCCACCGCATCGTCAAAAAGACGGTCAACGGAGAGGACTGTTCCTTCCGCACGAAAGGCGACAATAAAGATATGTATCCCGTGAACGTCGATGACGACGGCTATTCCGTTAGGCCGGACGACATCATCTGCACTTGGAAAGAGGGCGACACGAAAGTTCACGGCATGGGTTCTTTCCTCGCCTTTATGCAAAGCCGCACGGGCTTCTTGTGTCTCGTCGTCATTCCGCTGATCCTCTTCTTCCTCTATGAGATCGTCCGCTTCTTCCTGACCCTCTCCAAGGTCAAAGGCAAGAAGACCGAGATCTCCCAAGAAGAAAAAGACGAGATCCGCCGTCAAGCGATCGAGGAGTACAAACGCTCCCTCACGCAAGACGAAAGCGAAGAAAGCAAAGACGAAAACGACAAGGCTTAA